The Azotosporobacter soli genome contains a region encoding:
- the pflA gene encoding pyruvate formate-lyase-activating protein, whose amino-acid sequence MDAFYHSVERFGVVDGPGIRYVLFLSGCSLRCKFCHNPDTWLAGDQTISVATVLQQYERSRHFYDASHGGITLSGGEPLLQAQFAAELLSACQERGIHTLIDTAGHYPLENLKAVLPYLDGAMFSIKSALPEKHKAICGAEATWSWSTLALLAAHLPLTLRYVLIPGYNDSPDDSAALAKLIKKLHGKITVELLPYHSLGRDKWQKLGLTYPLADVADATNADLAAFAAQLLALRIELLLPSR is encoded by the coding sequence CTGGACGCTTTTTATCATTCCGTCGAACGCTTCGGCGTCGTAGACGGCCCCGGCATCCGTTATGTCCTCTTTTTGTCCGGCTGCTCGCTGCGCTGCAAGTTCTGCCACAATCCCGACACTTGGCTGGCAGGCGACCAGACAATCAGCGTTGCAACCGTACTGCAGCAGTATGAACGCTCGCGCCATTTTTACGACGCCTCGCACGGGGGCATCACACTAAGCGGCGGAGAACCACTATTACAGGCGCAGTTTGCCGCCGAACTCCTCTCCGCTTGCCAAGAGCGCGGCATTCATACGCTGATCGACACGGCCGGACATTATCCGCTCGAAAATCTGAAGGCGGTGCTGCCTTATCTGGACGGAGCAATGTTCAGCATCAAATCGGCACTGCCGGAAAAACATAAGGCAATCTGCGGCGCAGAGGCGACTTGGTCCTGGAGCACCCTGGCGCTTTTAGCCGCCCACCTTCCGCTAACCTTGCGCTACGTCCTGATCCCGGGCTACAACGATTCACCGGACGACAGCGCGGCGCTGGCCAAGTTAATAAAAAAGCTGCACGGAAAAATCACCGTCGAACTTTTACCCTACCACAGCCTGGGCCGTGATAAATGGCAAAAACTCGGTCTTACTTATCCGCTTGCCGACGTAGCGGATGCAACGAACGCCGATCTAGCGGCCTTCGCCGCTCAGTTGCTCGCGCTTCGCATCGAGCTTCTTCTACCAAGCCGTTAA
- the pflB gene encoding formate C-acetyltransferase, with the protein MTDAWNNFKRGQWQERIDVRDFIQNNYHPYLGDATFLADASGRTNALWQECTRLLKAERDNNGVLTVDPTTVSTITSHQPGYIRTELECIVGLQTDAALKRGAIVNGGVRMAEQACTAYGCTLNPEISRTYREDVTTHNSAVFGTYTEEMKKARKLGIITGLPDGYGRGRIIGDYRRVALYGVDRLIAAKQNDLNNLAKKTMDQATIGLREELNSQIKALLAMAVMADSYGFDIRRPAENASEAVQWLYFAYLAAIKEQNGAAMSLGRISGFLDIYIERDLQNGLLDESGAQELLDQLVIKLRLARHLRTPDYNELFAGDPMWITESLGGTGLDGRTLVTKTAFRMLHTLYTLGPAPEPNLTILWSENLPDGFKKFCAKTSLDTSSIQYENDDIMRPLYGDDYGIACCVSAMRLGQQMQFFGARANLAKALLLAINGGRDEKTGEQLGPELPLPSGETLDYAEVRRNLSTVLDWLAGLYVNTLNIIHYMHDKYAYESAQMALHDSNVARTMAFGIAGLSVTADSLSALLHGQVRAVRDERGIATGFCGAGEFPCFGNDDDRVDRLAVELTEEFIAKLRQHPTYRQAEHTLSVLTITSNVMYGKKTGATPDGRNSGQPFAPGANPMHGRDKNGALAALHSLSKLSYDTCRDGISYTFSILPATLGKTDAARQNNLVGLLDGYAKQGGHHININVLDRSILEAARRQPEDYPQLTIRVSGYAVHFIKLTAAQQSEVIERTFYEAL; encoded by the coding sequence ATGACTGACGCCTGGAACAATTTTAAACGCGGACAGTGGCAAGAGCGCATCGATGTCCGTGACTTTATCCAAAACAACTACCATCCCTACCTTGGTGACGCGACATTTTTGGCAGATGCGAGCGGACGTACAAACGCGTTATGGCAGGAATGCACCCGTTTGCTTAAAGCAGAACGGGATAACAACGGCGTATTGACTGTAGACCCGACAACTGTTTCAACCATCACTTCGCACCAGCCCGGCTACATCCGCACAGAGCTTGAATGCATCGTCGGCTTACAGACTGATGCAGCGCTGAAACGCGGCGCGATCGTAAACGGAGGCGTTCGCATGGCCGAACAAGCCTGCACTGCTTATGGCTGCACGCTTAATCCCGAAATCAGCCGAACCTATCGCGAAGACGTCACCACCCACAACAGCGCTGTCTTTGGCACTTACACCGAGGAAATGAAAAAGGCGCGTAAACTCGGCATCATCACCGGCTTACCGGATGGCTACGGACGCGGACGCATCATAGGAGATTACCGCCGCGTTGCCTTATACGGCGTCGACCGCCTCATTGCCGCCAAGCAAAACGATCTGAACAATCTGGCAAAAAAAACAATGGATCAGGCAACAATCGGCCTGCGCGAAGAACTGAACTCGCAGATCAAAGCCTTGCTCGCCATGGCCGTCATGGCCGACAGCTACGGTTTCGATATCCGCCGTCCGGCGGAAAATGCCAGCGAAGCAGTACAATGGCTCTATTTTGCTTATCTGGCGGCCATCAAAGAACAAAACGGCGCCGCCATGTCGCTGGGCCGCATCTCCGGTTTTCTCGACATTTATATCGAACGTGACCTTCAGAACGGCCTCCTCGATGAAAGCGGCGCGCAGGAACTTTTGGATCAGCTGGTCATCAAGCTTCGTCTGGCTCGCCATCTGCGTACGCCGGATTACAACGAACTTTTCGCAGGCGATCCCATGTGGATTACCGAATCGCTCGGCGGCACCGGACTTGATGGTCGCACTCTGGTCACCAAAACAGCCTTTCGCATGCTGCATACGCTGTATACGTTAGGCCCCGCCCCAGAACCGAATCTGACGATCCTTTGGTCAGAGAACCTGCCGGACGGCTTCAAAAAATTCTGCGCTAAGACGTCACTTGATACCAGTTCCATCCAGTACGAAAACGATGACATCATGCGCCCGCTCTATGGCGATGACTATGGCATTGCCTGCTGCGTTTCCGCAATGCGCCTCGGCCAGCAAATGCAGTTTTTCGGTGCGCGGGCTAATCTGGCCAAAGCCCTGCTCCTGGCTATCAACGGCGGACGCGACGAAAAAACAGGCGAGCAACTGGGGCCGGAATTACCGCTGCCAAGCGGCGAAACACTCGACTACGCAGAAGTACGGCGCAATCTTTCTACTGTACTCGACTGGCTGGCCGGACTCTACGTCAATACATTGAACATCATTCATTACATGCATGATAAGTACGCCTACGAAAGCGCGCAAATGGCGCTGCACGACAGCAATGTTGCACGCACGATGGCTTTCGGCATCGCCGGTCTGTCGGTCACTGCGGACTCCCTCAGCGCGCTCTTGCACGGACAGGTTCGCGCCGTACGCGACGAACGAGGCATCGCGACAGGCTTTTGCGGCGCCGGTGAATTCCCCTGTTTCGGCAATGACGACGACCGCGTCGATCGCTTGGCAGTCGAATTAACGGAAGAATTCATCGCCAAACTACGCCAGCATCCGACCTATCGGCAGGCGGAACATACCTTGTCCGTGCTGACGATCACTTCCAACGTCATGTACGGTAAAAAAACCGGTGCAACGCCGGACGGAAGAAACTCCGGACAGCCGTTTGCCCCCGGAGCCAATCCTATGCACGGACGCGATAAAAACGGCGCGCTGGCCGCACTGCATTCCCTTAGCAAACTCTCTTACGACACCTGCCGTGACGGCATCTCCTACACCTTTTCCATTCTTCCCGCCACGCTCGGAAAAACCGACGCCGCGCGGCAAAACAATCTGGTCGGACTGCTCGACGGCTACGCCAAGCAAGGCGGCCATCACATCAACATCAACGTCTTGGACCGCTCGATATTGGAAGCAGCCCGCCGTCAGCCGGAAGATTATCCGCAGCTTACGATCCGCGTCTCCGGTTACGCCGTGCATTTCATCAAACTGACCGCGGCGCAGCAGAGTGAAGTCATTGAACGTACCTTTTACGAGGCATTATAG
- the pdxA gene encoding 4-hydroxythreonine-4-phosphate dehydrogenase PdxA: MHKPIIAVPMGDPAGVGPEIIIKALQDRKVQMAARVLIVGDRAVLEQAMTFCKSRLAIEVVEKAAQGCYAEGTITLLDMANVDVKTLRIGQVQAQAGKAAFAYLEKATQLALAQEVDAIATTPINKESLRAADVPHIGHTEMLEELTATKNPLTMFQVFDLRVFFLTRHVSLRRACDLVTEASVYEFIQRCVKALEVLGVQNPSIAVAGLNPHSGEHGLFGDEEVNEIEPAVKRAQADGVRVVGPVPADSVFHFGLKGRYDAVLSLYHDQGHIATKMVDFERTISLTNNMPFLRTSVDHGTAFDIAGSGSVSEVSMVEAIYLAALYAPSFNKDAEEKRG, translated from the coding sequence TTGCATAAACCGATTATTGCAGTGCCAATGGGCGATCCCGCGGGCGTAGGACCGGAAATCATCATAAAAGCGTTGCAGGACAGGAAGGTTCAGATGGCAGCCAGAGTGCTCATTGTTGGCGACAGGGCCGTACTTGAGCAGGCGATGACCTTTTGCAAGAGCCGTCTGGCGATTGAAGTCGTCGAGAAAGCAGCGCAGGGGTGCTATGCGGAAGGGACGATCACGCTGCTGGATATGGCGAATGTGGACGTGAAGACGCTGCGAATCGGCCAAGTCCAGGCGCAGGCCGGTAAAGCTGCGTTTGCTTATCTGGAAAAGGCGACGCAATTGGCGCTCGCGCAAGAAGTCGACGCCATTGCCACGACGCCGATCAACAAGGAATCTTTGCGCGCTGCCGATGTGCCGCATATCGGTCATACCGAGATGCTGGAAGAACTGACGGCGACGAAGAATCCGCTCACGATGTTCCAGGTTTTTGATTTACGCGTCTTTTTTCTGACGCGTCATGTATCGCTGCGGCGTGCCTGCGACTTGGTCACTGAGGCCAGCGTATATGAATTCATTCAGCGTTGCGTGAAAGCGCTTGAGGTATTAGGCGTACAGAATCCTTCTATTGCCGTTGCGGGACTGAATCCGCACAGCGGTGAACATGGCCTCTTTGGCGATGAGGAAGTGAACGAAATCGAACCGGCGGTGAAGCGGGCCCAAGCGGACGGCGTCCGGGTCGTCGGACCTGTTCCGGCGGACTCGGTCTTTCACTTCGGCTTAAAGGGACGCTATGATGCAGTGCTTTCCCTCTATCATGATCAGGGACATATCGCGACCAAGATGGTCGATTTTGAGCGAACGATCTCGCTTACTAACAACATGCCGTTTCTGCGGACGTCGGTGGATCACGGCACGGCGTTCGACATTGCCGGTTCCGGCAGCGTCAGTGAAGTCAGCATGGTCGAAGCGATCTACTTGGCTGCGCTGTATGCGCCGAGTTTCAATAAAGATGCCGAAGAGAAGAGGGGCTAA